In the genome of Yarrowia lipolytica chromosome 1B, complete sequence, the window TGAAAACATATTTATGGATAAAAGAGACTGGCTGGAATCAGCGCAACCAGGACTTTCACACGATACCCACAACGATGGATTTGATCCTTTGAGACTCGGAAAAGGTGATGCGAAAAGGTGTAAAACAAAGAAGGGACCATTCACCGAACGAAAAGGAGATGGCCACCGATGAGTCCACTTCGACACAGCCGAAAACAACATCTACACGGAGATTGGTTCTGTCAGTGAGATGTTCGGTGGTACAGTCAGACCCAAGTTATACCACTTATCGACTCTTCAAGCCTCCCAAGAACGACACTTGAGGGAATCAGTTATTTTGAAAGGGGGCAGCTGAGACAATAGAAGTGTATCTGTTCACCGACTCAAGAGTAGTTCGCCGACTCGTTCACCAACTTAACAACAGTCCAGATCAGTCGTCTGACACCATGATCTCCCCAACCACTTACCATGTCTAGAATATACAACCTGTATACTAGTCAAGTTACGGCTCAGACAATCAACCAAGGTATCCACTCTAGATAGTCACCTCTGAGACTGTCTTCATATCCCCCTCTCTCTGTATGAAGAGGTACCTGCACTGATAGACTGCCTTCGTACACTGCTCCACGTTAGATCAGGGAGAAAGGCAACCTCATGCTCGCACTATTGTCAGATCAAGATCATGATAAGTACTGGTTACTCACCGAGACCGGCGCTGTTACACTTCAGCTCCATCATAGAGTAACACACAGCCACCTCACACCAACTGCCTAACAGTCGATCCAAATCATTAATCATGCATTTTTTAAATGTACATTCTCCCGTTCAGGGCCTCCCCGTCTCCAAACCGTCATACTAGGAGACTGTAACACGCTCAGACAAACTCAGACAAGAGGTGATCGTCGTCTTGGTATTTCTCACATCTAAACACTCGGAATCCTCGAGTTTACTGCTGCTCGATGTACTTCACCAGAGCATCAATAGTGATTGCCTTAATTCCATGAGTCTTTGCAAACTCCAAACAATCATCGGTTCGAGCCATGAGCCCGTCCTCGTCCCGGACAATCTCACAAATCACTCCGGCGGCAGGCTGGCCGGTCAACTTGCACAGATCAACCGCAGCCTCGGTGTGTCCTCGTCGGGCAAGAACTCCTCCGTCCACGGCTCTCAGAGGAACCACATGACCAGGTCGCATGAATGAGGCGGCAGTTGTGTTCTTGTCGGCAAGACATCGAGCGGTCAGAGCCCGGTCATGGGCACTGATTCCGGTCGTGGTGCCCTCAATAGCGTCACAGGTGACCGTGTAGGCAGTTCCATGTCGATCTGTCCGGTTCTCCACCATGTAGGGGAGCTCGTACTTGTTTGCGAGCTCGTTGGACAGAGGCACGCACACAAAGCCGGACGAGTGGCGGATCAGAAACGCCATCTTCTCAGTCGTGGTCTGGGCAGCGGCAATAATCAGATCACCTTCGTTTTCTCGGGACTCATCGTCCATCACAACGAGGAATTCGCCGTTTTCTGTGTCAGCGCCAGCTCACATGAGCAACAaatcttctcgtcctcgcTCAATACTCACTAAACGCCTCGAGGGCTTCGGGAATGGCGGAAAACTGGCTCattgtggtgtgtgtgtgtgtgtgtgtggaggtggtgtcGAGCTGTCGAGCTGCAGCAGGAGATCGTGATTCAGATATTCTGGGAGTGAATGAATGTATGCACTTTTCAGAATTAGGTTTGTGGTGGAAACGGCGATATCTGCTGTTTGTGAGCGTTTGAACCGGTAGCTGGCTTCTGTGTCAGGAGTACAAGTCGATGTTTGTACGTTTCAACTTTTTGGACGGTCGGATTTGCCCGGAAGCTCATCCTCTTATATACCTCAGATCAGGTTCCCATGTGCCATTTCACCACCCAAACCTTGTTTATAATCCCCGTACTTGGAGCGGAggggtggaggagggccCCAAAGCAGAACTGCGAAAGAGGATAGGACGGTGAATGTTACTCGAACGCAATCGCCAGAGAAATATGGGTATTCTCCAGGTTTTTTTGTCCGAAAATCCCTATTTTCCATCCTGTTAGACTCTTGTCACGGCGGATAAATTGACACCCCGAAAGACGTTGTGAAAGAGAGTTTTTAGTCGCCGCTTATGAGTGAGTCAAGTTGGAGGATCAGGGAAATTGAATGTGGCTCTGTCTCAAGCCATAGTCACGATAGACGAGGTGAACTATTTACCAAAATGCCAACCCCCCATTGAGGCCCATTCTATCATCAATTCGTCGGGTGTTGTGGCCATTTTCTCGGAATTTTGGCCAAATTTCCCCCTTGTAATTCCAGCATATTCCACTCCACTCCGCATAATCACGGATCGCTCGCTCTGGACTGGCACTCATGGTAAGCAGTGACTAACGGTTACCGAAAGTTAGTCGCCCTCGTGACTAAGAAGACCCCAGAGGAGTAGAAAAAGATGACTGAAAGGAAACGAGCGAAGTGAGAGAGGacgatcacgtgagatgAGACcaatggtcacgtgaccaagaGCAGCGCTGTTGTTCGTCTGCTGCCTCGGCCCCTTTCCTTCTGAAACGGGTACACTCTACAACCACTGTGTGAGTACaactacatactgtaattagCTACAAAAAAATATGCCCCTTACACATGACGGCTCTCAGAACTGCGGTTGaggaagtcacgtgacccaacCCCGGACTAATCACATGATCACATTGGGGTGAATCATCAGACCACACTTGCATGGCTGCTTTGGTGCCCCCTTGTCTATGTACATCCGTTCCATGTTCGGATCATGTAGGTCGGTAATCGAACCATGTTATCCCGAGTGTGGAGCGGAAGATGGGAAAAAGACGGGAGCAGTGGTTCGAAGGTAACCCACCTTTTTCTGGCCGTGCCAAATTATATCCGTCTCTATAGTTTGGTCATAACCTGAATTAAGTTGCCACTGATTATGCACCCCCAACTTCAACAAACAGGTTCGATACATCGCAGACTTGATCACACAACTTTTCGAGCATGAACAGACTATTTGGAGGCGGCAGCAAGGCACCCAAGCCCACTCTCAACGACGCCGTGGACTCGATCGACGGCCGGATGGCGTCGCTGGACGTGTCTCTGTCCAAGCTCAACTCGGAGCTGTCGGCCTACCAACAGAAAATGTCCAAAATGCGAGACGGCCCCGGAAAGAACGCCATGAAGCAAAAGGCGCTCAAGGTGCTCAAACAGCGCAAGCAGATCGAGGCGCAGAAGGACCAGTTGCAGTCACAAAGCTGGAACATGCAGCAGGCGCAGATGACGACCGAGAACCTCAAGAACGTCATGGTTACCGTGGATGTCATGAAACAGACCAACAAGGATCTAAAGAAGCAGTACGGCAAGATCAACATTGACAAGATTGAAGATCTGCAGGATGAAATGGCGGACTTGTTGGACATTTCTtccgagatccaggagaCCATGTCCAGGAATTATAATGTTCCGGATGACGTGTCTGAGAGTGAGCTGGACGcggagctggaggctctgggcGAGGAGCTCGAGTTTGAGGCCAACGAGGGCGAGTCTGTGCCTAGTTATTTAGAGGAACAGGTACCTCAGTTTGTGGATGAgcctgtggaggagagtCATAAGGTAGCGGCTAGCTGAACGAACAAACAGTCCAAACTTTGGACAAACGAGCAGAGCGAGTTTTCACAACGTGAGTGAGGGGGTGGACAATGGGGAATGAACTAGTGTGAAGTATCGGTGAATCAGTTTGTGAGGAAAGATTTCAAGTGATTGGACCAGAGTTGAGGAGGGTAGTGGGATACGGAAGCCAAATCATGAACACCAATTCTGATCATCATCATTTCAGTGTCTGTTCTCAGTCTCTTGGACTTTCTCAGTGTCAGTGTCAGTCTCCTCTCAGACTCTTCTCAGTCCCGATCTCTCTACAAATGCTGACAAGAGGTATATAGCATAATATTATGATACGGATTAATGGGAACGGTGCGATGAGTTGGTCTGAGAAGTCAGATGGGTGAGGGCTGAGTTGGTGCAATGTGTTTAACAATGAGATCAAGCAGAATGAATATGGCTATCCAGACCAGCCCAAAATTCCATGGTTGAACGCTATGAAGTTAACTAGAGATCACGATGTTCGGTCACTAATCAGATCAGAAGACAATGAAAGCTGAACTCATAAGGGGCGACGTGCGACAGACATGGATCACGCGGACTGACACGGGTCAGGTGCGATTGACACATGGATCACGTGCGTCCACAATCGTTGGTGTACTCCGCCGACCCTGCACAGCACAGATGAACAACCAGCATCGAGcgagctacttgtagatagGGAATACGGCCGGTGCCCGTGACATAATATGACTATGTTTGGTCAGTTAATCAACTGTAGCCGGTATTATATCGCGTACAAGGGCCACAGCCAGCAATTTCCAGTCTAGTATCATTCTAAGACACGAGGGCTGTGAAACAGTTACTTCTAGGGTAGCAGGCTGGGCGGCATTACTGCCAACACACAAGTTCCAAGACACAGGTGAGGCAGAGCGAGCATTGTGCATCAATGGGCTTTGTTCAGGAGAAACAGTGGCTTGTTGAGACAGCCCTAGGCTTCCTGTATGTACAGGACGGTATGTTCATGAGCTGTTGCGGAGGGAGACTCCATCTACACTCGCTCATGACTAAGCACGTATCGGTAGTGTATGTGCCTGAACTCGCTCACCGACGCCTGGCAGGCGAGGAGCAGGTACATACGGCCCATCTTTCGCGCTTTCGCTGCATCTTTCCTTCTGAGACAGTCCGAGTTTGAGTCTGTCGAGACGAGGGTTGGCGTGTGAGTTTGTCCAGTGAGTTTTTGCCGGAGACTCAATCCGatagagtatgtactgtactgaaGACGTGTTGAACAGCTAAGGTGATGTTTGTACCGATTGGGCGGGGTTTTCGCCGACCGATTGCCTGGTTGCCTGGTAGTCTGGCTGCTGGTCATTCATTCACTACGTGTAGATCAGCTCCACCATTGTGGCAGCCGCAGATCCGAGCTTTTGGTcggaaaaaagaaacggTGGATGGGAATGTTAGCTATCTGATAATTCAAGTAGATGACagggtttcttttttgcGGGTCTccgtttctttttcgttTCGTTGGAGATAAGCGAGGTGGGGAGCATCAGAGCAAGCGTGTCCGATACGAGACGATACTGTAGACGGACGGGTCCGAATTGTGTCGGCTGAAACTGGGTTTGTCGGCTGAAACTGATCTACGGTGCGTACGAAAAGAGAAGATGCAGCGAGAATTGAGTGAGAGGGGAGAGCGGCTGCTGGTTGGACCTAAAGTAGCTCTGGTTGTAGCTCGTTTTTAGCCC includes:
- a CDS encoding uncharacterized protein (Compare to YALI0B08965g, similar to uniprot|Q99258 Saccharomyces cerevisiae YDR487c RIB3 3 4-dihydroxy-2-butanone 4-phosphate synthase, similar to Saccharomyces cerevisiae RIB3 (YDR487C); ancestral locus Anc_3.96); protein product: MSQFSAIPEALEAFKNGEFLVVMDDESRENEGDLIIAAAQTTTEKMAFLIRHSSGFVCVPLSNELANKYELPYMVENRTDRHGTAYTVTCDAIEGTTTGISAHDRALTARCLADKNTTAASFMRPGHVVPLRAVDGGVLARRGHTEAAVDLCKLTGQPAAGVICEIVRDEDGLMARTDDCLEFAKTHGIKAITIDALVKYIEQQ
- a CDS encoding uncharacterized protein (Compare to YALI0B08987g, highly similar to uniprot|O93996 Candida albicans Conserved hypothetical protein (CTA1P), similar to Saccharomyces cerevisiae VPS60 (YDR486C); ancestral locus Anc_3.98) codes for the protein MNRLFGGGSKAPKPTLNDAVDSIDGRMASLDVSLSKLNSELSAYQQKMSKMRDGPGKNAMKQKALKVLKQRKQIEAQKDQLQSQSWNMQQAQMTTENLKNVMVTVDVMKQTNKDLKKQYGKINIDKIEDLQDEMADLLDISSEIQETMSRNYNVPDDVSESELDAELEALGEELEFEANEGESVPSYLEEQVPQFVDEPVEESHKVAAS